GCCGCAGCCGCCCTCGAGGCCGCGGCCGGGGCCGAAGGCCGCGCCGCTGCCCGCCGAGCAGGGGTTGGAGGTCGAGCGCGAGCCGCCGGCCCAGCCGCCCGGGCCGGGCGGCCCCGCCGCGCCGGGGCTGCCGCCCGGCGGGGTGACGCCCGAGCTGCCGTTGGCGCCGCCGAGATCGAGGCCGGCGTTCACGCTCAGGTCCGCCAGCGAGACCAGGGCCAGGCCGTTGCCGCCGGTGATCGCCACCGTGCTGCCCGGCGCGATGGTGAGGGAGGCGAAGTCGAAGACCCGCAGGGAGGGAGGCGCATAGCCGCCCACGCTGCCACTCTGGCTCTGGAGGAAGCTGCCGCTCGCGCCGGAGGCCACGACGGTGCCGGAGGCATCGGAGAGGGTGCCCGCCGAGGTGTCGATGAGGATCGAGCCCGAGAGCACGACGTCGCCGAGGGCGCCGGTCAACGCCTGGGTGATCGGTCCACAGGTGGGCGGGACGGCGCAGGCGGAGCAGTTCGGGCCGCCGCAGTCGACGGCGAGCTCACCGTTGTTGAGGATGCCGTCGGTGCAGCTCTCGGTGGCGCAGAAGTTCGTGGGATCGCAGTAGCCGCTGGCGCAGATCCCCGGGTCGGTGCAGGTGGTGCCGTCGGGGCAGAGCCCGCAGTTCGGCCCGCCGCAGTCGACGGCGAGCTCACCGTTGTTGAGGATGCCGTCGGTGCAGCTCTCGGTGGCGCAGAAGCTCGTGGGATCGCAGTAGCCGCTGGCGCAGATCCCCGGGTCGGTGCAGGCGGTGCCGTCGGAGCACAGGGGGCAGTTCGGCCCGGCGCAGTCGACGGAGAGCTCGCCCTGGTTCTGCACGCCATCGGCGCAGGTGGCCGCGGCGCAGAGGGAGGTCACCGGATCGCAGACCCCGCTGGCGCAGTCCGAGCCGCTGGCGCAGCCCTGGCTCTGAGTGCAGGTGCCGCAGAGGTCGCCGCCGCAGTCGGTGCCGGTCTCGTCGCCGTTCCTCACGCCGTCGGTGCAGGAGGGCGCGGCGCAGGCGGAGGAGGAGGGATCGCAGACCCCGCTCTGGCAGTCGGCCTCGCTCTGACAGGGGGTGCCGTCGGCGCAGCCCGGGCAGCCGCTCACCGCGCCGCCGCAGTCGGCGTCGCTCTCGTCGCCGTTCTTCACTCCGTCGGTGCAGGAGGCCGGCGTGGTGCAGACCTGCGAGGAGCAGGTCCCCGAGGCGCAGTCGTCGTTCTGCCGGCAGAGGCGGCCGTCGACGCAGGGCGTGCAGATCCCGCCGCCGCAGTCGATGTCGCTCTCGAAGCCGTCCTGCACACCGTTGTCGCAGGCGACGCCGCCGCCGTCGCCGCCGTCCGGGCCGCCGTCGGCGACGTCCGGCGCGGTGTCCTTGCAGCCGACAGCGAAGAGCAGGGAGAGGGCGAGGAGGAGGGGCCACGACCGACGCGAGCGCTGCATCGCCCCAATGTACCACCGGGGAGGGGCTCAAAAGACGACCCGGCCCGCCTTCATGGATAGACTCGCGCGAGCGGCGGCCGAGGCGGCGCCGCGCTCAACGCACAGGGGAGGACTTCGAGATGCCCTTCGGTATCGAGATGAAGCAGGCGAGGGACATCGCCTTCCATTACGGCCTGAAGAGTTCGGAGGCCGAGGTGTTCAAGCTCTGCTGGAAGCTCCGGCGCAGGGCCGACGAGTTCTCCAAGCGCTGGGCCGACACCCTCGATGCCGAGGTGCTCTCGGCCTACTCGCGGATGGCGGACTGGACCCGCGGGACGCCCTCCTACGCGAAGGGGCACTCCATCGTGCGCCACCGCTCCACGCCGGGGGAGCGCTACGTGATCTTCTCCGATCACCACTGGACCTGGGACGGGCACCGCCAGGACTTCTTCGGCGCCAGCGGCAACCGGGACCTCTACGTCGACGTCCTCGGCGAGTACGCCACCGAGGACTACACCCTGGTGGAGAACGGCGACGTCGAGGAGCTGATCATCTTCGAGCCGACCCTCGGCCAGATGCAGCAGCGGGTCGCGGACAACCACAACGCGCTCGAAGGCCGGCGCTTCACTCACCGCAAGCAGCTCCTCGACAAGATCCTGGGTGACACCAAGCTGCGGCCACTCTACGACGCGCTGGCCGACTTCCAGGCCCGGGGCCGCCTCGTGCGGGTGGCCGGCAACCACGACCTCGATCTGCAGGAGCCGACCTACCACGAGGCCCTCAAGCAGCGGATCCCCGGGGTGCTCAAGCCCTGCGACTACCTCTTCCTCGAGACCGCCTCGGGGGGCGGCGCGCTGCCCAAGGTCGACTACGTGATCGCCCACGGGCATCAGTTCGACAAGGCGACGACGCCCCGCTACGCGGCCTGGGTCGGGGAGACCATCAGCGAGACGATGAGCTGGGCCTACCAGGGGGCCGACCGCACCTGGCGCTGGAACGACGACGTGCGCTCCTGGGCCCTGGGGCTCACCCCCTTCCGCGGCGACCTGGTCGACGACGACTACAACCCGAAGATGGGCAACATCATCGACATCGCCGGGGCGCTCTTCGGCAACCTCCACAACCAGGCGGCCTGGGAGGCCCTCTTCAAGCACAACATCGCCTGGGAGTACTTCGAGCACGACGATCCCCAGGAGGCGATCGACAAGGAGGTGAAGACCGGGGACGAGTTCTTCAAGTTCCGGCACCTCGACGAGCTCGTGCTCAAGCAGCAGATGCTGTCCCTCTTCACCGCCGCCGAGCGGCCGGTGCTGGTGCTGGGGCACACCCACGAGGCGCGGATCTTCCAGGCGCCCACCCCGGGGGTCCAGGGCGTCAAGGCCTGCCCCTGGTACCTCAACAGCGGCGCGGCCGGACGCTTCGAGAACCTCCTCTGGGCCCTGGAGATCGACGACGGCGTCCCTCGCCTGGTCTCCTGGAGCCGCGCGCAGCCCAGGGTGGGGCCCGCCGAGCGCCGCACCTGGACCCACCTGAGCCTGCCCGACGGTCACCGCCTCGTGGCGAGCACCGCGCCGGTGCCGCTCTAAACCAGAGATCACGATTCCCGATCACGCCTGGCTTGCAGGCCGCACCCGCCTGCGGCGTCAGGCCTCGGTCACCTAGCTAAGGCTAGGCTCCCTCACCCTTCCTTGCATCCGGGCACGTCCGCGGCGCCATCCGCTGTTCGGGAATCATGATCTCTGGTTTAGACCGTCTTCAGGTCAGGAGCGCCGGGAGACGGGTGTGGCGGGCGGCCCGCTGGACGCAGGCCTGCTCGAGGCGGGCGCTCTCACCCACGATCACCGCGGCCCGCCGGGCGCGGGTGACGCCGGTGTAGAGGATCTCGCGGGCGAGGAGCTTCACCTCGACCGAGGGGAGGAGGAGGGCGACTTCCTCGTACTCGGAGCCCTGGGCCTTGTGCACCGTGATCGCCCAGGCAGGCTCGAGGTGCGCGGCGAGGCTACCCAGGGAGAAGGCTCGCAGCTCCTCGCCCCGGGAGAAGAGCGCCATCGGCGCGGGCCGCTCGTGGCCGCCGGCCGCCCGCCCCCTCACGATGAGCCCGGTGTCGCCGTTGAAGAGGCCGTGGGTGTAGTCGTTGGTGGTGACCATCACCGGGGTGCCGGGGGCGAAGAGGTCGAGGGGCTGCCCGAGGCGGGTGGCGAGGCGGCGGACGAAGTGCTGGTTGATGGCCTCGGTGCCGGTGCCCCCGGCGGGGACCCGGGTCACGCCCAGGATGCGCGCTCGATCGTGGTGCCGCAGGAGGGCGGCGAGCTCGCCGCCGGGATCCTCCACCCGGCCGGACTCACCGACCTGCACGGGCCTCCGCAGCGTCTCGGCGAGGGCCTCGGGGAGGACGAGGTGGCGGTCCTCCCAGGCTGCCAGGAAGGTCTGCCGCTCGGTCGCCGTGGCGGCGGTCAGCAGCTCGGCGCCCTGCCACGCGAGGCGGTCGACGCGATCGCGTCTGGGCAGGGCGGGGTCGTCGCCGCCGAGGAGCGCCGGGAGGTCTCCGGCGTGGAGGCCGCGGGCCGCGCGCAGGATGGCGGCGCCGGCGGGGTCGCCCTCGGACTGGCGGTGGCTCTGACTCAGCCGCCTCACGACCGCGCGGCTCCCGCTCGCCTCGCAGAGATCCCGGAGCACGGCGCCCGCGCCCACCGGGGGCAGCTGATCGGCGTCCCCCAGCAACACCAGGTGGGCGCCGGGCCGGAGGGCGCGAAGGAGGCGGTCCATCAGGTGGAGGTCGATCATCGACGCCTCGTCACAGATCACCAGGCTCGCCTCGAGTGGGTTGTTCTCGTGGTGCGCGAAGGTGTCCTGGCGCGGCCAGTAGCCCAGCAGGCGATGGAGGGTGGCGGCCGGCCGGAGGCGGGCTCGGCGCAACTCGCCGCCGCTGCGGAGCACCGCGTGGAGGCGGTCGGCCGCCTTCCCGGTGGGCGCGGTGAGGGCCACGGCCGCGAGGGCCTCGGGGCGCTCGAGCTCCAGGGCGCGGAGGAGGGTGTCGACGATGGTCGTCTTGCCGGTCCCGGGTCCGCCGGTGATCACGGTGAGGGGTGAGGAGAGGGCCGCGACGCAGGCCTCCTGCTGCTCAGGGGTGAGCCGCGGGGCGCCCGGCGGGGTCGCCGCCACGGCGCGCTCCAGCGCGGCGCGGGCGCCGGTCTCGTCCAGGCGGGTGGGGACGTCGGAGTCCGTGGCGGGACCGAGCCGGGACCGGAGGCGCTGGCCCAGCCCGGCCTCGGCCCGGTGGATGCGGCGCAGGGTGAGGGCGTCCTCGTGGAGGAGCAGGGGCCGGGGGGGATCGCCGAGGCCGCTCACCACGGCGCCGCTGCGGGTCGGGTCGTGGAGCAGCGCGCGCAGCCGGGCGAGGGCCTCGCCCTCGAGCGCCAGGGTGGTGAGGAGCTCCTCGCTGTCGAGGGGCAGCCAGGTGCTGCCCAGCTGCTGCGCGGCGAGCACCGCCGCCACCGCGCGCTGGAGGAGCTCGCGGTCCTCGGGCCGCGCCCCGGGCTGCAGGGCGGCCAGCTCCCAGGCCAGCCAGAGGCTGCCCGCGTCGAGGTCGAGGAGGGCGGCCCCCTCCAGCAGCTCGGCCGAGTGGCCGGGGGCGAGCACCCCCAGGGGTCCGGGCCGGGGGCGGATCATGCGCGGGCCTCCGAGAGCAGGCTGCGCTCCCAGACGATCAGCTCCTCCCAGGTGGGCCGCTCGAAGTAGAGCCCGCCGTCGGGATCGCCCCGGAGGTAGAGGTAGGCCAGCCCGCCGAAGCGCGCCTGGTAGTCGGCGGCGTCGCGGATGCCGAAGTGCCGCACCACCGCCAGGGTGTAGAGCCGCGCCTGCAGGGCGTAGTGGTGGGCGACGTTCTCGGCGACGGCCTCGGGCCCGTAGCCAGGGAGGCGGTTGCTCTTCCAGTCGAGGAAGAAGACCCTGCCGTCGGCCTCGAAGACGAGGTCGATGAAGCCGGTGACGAAGCCCCGCTCGACCCGGAAGGGGAGGATGTCGTCGCCGGGGTCGGCCTCGACCCCGAGAAGGTGGTGGCTGGCCTCGGGGATGGGGTAGACGAAGGCGAGCTCGGGCCGGTAGCGGGGAACGGCGCAGAGGCCCTCGGCGAGCGAGACCGCCCCGAGCTCGAGGGGGCGGCGCAGCGTGGAGTGGGTCAGGGCGAGGCCGCGCTCGGCGGCGGCGGCGCCGAGGCCGTGCTTCTCGGCCAGGCGCAGGGCCCGGGCGCGGATCCCTGGGGCCTCTGCGTAGTCCTCGAGCCGAGGGGCGGCGCGGACCTGCTCGAAGGAGGCCTCCTCGAGGAGGGCGTGGAGGAAGAGGCCGGTGCGCACTCCGCCCGGGAGGACGGCGTCGTCCATCGCCGTCTCGGGCCGGGCATCCTCCGAGTCGAGGAGCAGGGCGTCGGCGACCAGCTCCGGGGGCGCGATGCCGTCGGCGCCCCGGGACATCCGGCTGAAGGAGGTGACGATGGGCGCCTTGCGAGCCAGGCGCAGCGCCTGGTGGGCCGGGCCTGTGTCGGGCGGGAGGGTGACGGCGATCGTCGCCAGGGACGGAGGGGTCGGACGGACCGGGTCGGCGGGGTCGTGCCGTCCCATGGGGCGCAGCTCGAAGCGGGAGGCGAGTCCGGGAAGCTGCCGGAGGGCGACCAGGCGATCGTTGACGGCCCGGTAGCCGACGGTGAAGCCCAGCGGCTTCTCCTTTCCGGGGAGCGAGCCGCTGTCGAAGTCGCCGGGCTCCGCGGGCAGCGCGGCCGGGAGGATCAGCCGGGCCCGT
Above is a genomic segment from Deltaproteobacteria bacterium containing:
- the recD gene encoding exodeoxyribonuclease V subunit alpha, with translation MIRPRPGPLGVLAPGHSAELLEGAALLDLDAGSLWLAWELAALQPGARPEDRELLQRAVAAVLAAQQLGSTWLPLDSEELLTTLALEGEALARLRALLHDPTRSGAVVSGLGDPPRPLLLHEDALTLRRIHRAEAGLGQRLRSRLGPATDSDVPTRLDETGARAALERAVAATPPGAPRLTPEQQEACVAALSSPLTVITGGPGTGKTTIVDTLLRALELERPEALAAVALTAPTGKAADRLHAVLRSGGELRRARLRPAATLHRLLGYWPRQDTFAHHENNPLEASLVICDEASMIDLHLMDRLLRALRPGAHLVLLGDADQLPPVGAGAVLRDLCEASGSRAVVRRLSQSHRQSEGDPAGAAILRAARGLHAGDLPALLGGDDPALPRRDRVDRLAWQGAELLTAATATERQTFLAAWEDRHLVLPEALAETLRRPVQVGESGRVEDPGGELAALLRHHDRARILGVTRVPAGGTGTEAINQHFVRRLATRLGQPLDLFAPGTPVMVTTNDYTHGLFNGDTGLIVRGRAAGGHERPAPMALFSRGEELRAFSLGSLAAHLEPAWAITVHKAQGSEYEEVALLLPSVEVKLLAREILYTGVTRARRAAVIVGESARLEQACVQRAARHTRLPALLT